One window of Salegentibacter sp. Hel_I_6 genomic DNA carries:
- a CDS encoding zinc-dependent metalloprotease — MIKKLPILGLAALLAAGCGSEKSIFEGKDKSAENAPEKSRKTSKSYNQIITSDAETDEGLFTTHFVDDKLYFEIPIDLLEKDMLLVSRIAGVPDGYGGGYVNAGSKINEQVVRWTKRKGNIDVKVISFENMSDEESPIYKSVQANNYFPILFSSKIETYNQDSTSVVIDASALFENEVQAINGLSSSLRKRYKVKKLDQSRSYIESANSYPENVEVKHVMTYEAEEPPSRGQAGTISMMMNQSMILLPDDKMQPRIADHRVGWFTIDKYDYNSEELKADDYELIRRWKLVPKDIEAYKRWELVEPEEPIVYYLDPATPEKWRPYFKQGIEDWNVAFEEAGFKNAIIAKDPPTKEEDPEFSPEDVRYSVVRYVASTTRNAVGPSVTDPRTGEIIESDIIWYHNHLRSYRNRYMIEAGAQTEDARTLNTPESEIGEMMRMVIAHEVGHALGLPHNMKASAAYPTDSLRSAEFTQKYGLTPSIMDYARVNYVAQPEDEGVRYIRMMGPYDLYAINWGYRYLPEAESAEAEKEKLDEWILEKAGNPWYEFGSGYGGVDPQSQRESLGDDQVKASEYGLANLKKVVPNLIEWTSKDGYGYDDLKEVYRELTYMWRGYTSHVVANVGGVYETRKTSDQDGVVYENVPKEKQQEAVDFLNAEAFTTPDWLLNQEILNRIEASGAIERVQGLQTRALTSLLDEDRLNRIIANEEVNGDKAYTAVNLMSDLRKGIFSELYSRNKVDAYRRNLQRSYVDIASEYLRKLNAENNEDLLKSDILPLMRGEMQTLKREINRRKSGINNSLTQYHWEDLIARIDAALDIES, encoded by the coding sequence ATGATCAAAAAATTACCAATTCTGGGGCTGGCGGCTTTACTTGCAGCGGGCTGTGGAAGTGAAAAATCTATTTTTGAAGGGAAAGATAAGTCTGCAGAAAATGCTCCTGAAAAATCAAGGAAAACCTCAAAATCTTACAATCAAATAATCACTTCAGATGCTGAAACTGATGAAGGTCTTTTCACCACTCATTTTGTAGATGATAAACTCTACTTTGAGATCCCCATAGATTTGTTGGAAAAAGATATGCTTTTGGTAAGTCGTATTGCAGGTGTGCCAGATGGTTATGGTGGCGGTTATGTTAATGCCGGTTCTAAAATTAATGAGCAGGTAGTGCGCTGGACCAAGCGCAAAGGCAATATAGATGTAAAGGTGATTAGTTTCGAAAATATGAGTGATGAAGAATCGCCTATTTACAAATCGGTGCAGGCTAATAACTATTTTCCAATTCTTTTTAGTTCAAAAATTGAAACCTATAACCAGGATTCTACTAGCGTAGTGATTGATGCCAGTGCTTTGTTTGAAAATGAAGTGCAGGCCATTAATGGGCTTTCTTCATCACTTCGTAAACGCTATAAAGTGAAAAAATTGGACCAGAGCAGGTCTTATATTGAATCTGCAAATTCTTACCCTGAAAATGTAGAGGTTAAGCACGTGATGACTTATGAAGCCGAAGAGCCACCATCCCGGGGCCAGGCGGGAACGATTTCAATGATGATGAATCAATCTATGATTTTGCTACCAGATGATAAAATGCAGCCTAGAATTGCAGACCATCGTGTGGGTTGGTTTACGATAGATAAATACGATTATAACTCAGAAGAATTAAAAGCCGATGATTATGAGCTGATTCGCCGGTGGAAATTGGTGCCAAAAGATATTGAAGCTTATAAGCGCTGGGAGCTGGTAGAGCCTGAAGAACCAATAGTTTATTATTTAGATCCTGCCACTCCTGAAAAATGGAGACCTTATTTTAAGCAGGGAATTGAGGACTGGAATGTGGCTTTTGAAGAAGCAGGATTTAAAAATGCGATAATTGCTAAAGATCCACCAACTAAAGAAGAGGATCCTGAATTTAGTCCTGAAGATGTGCGTTACTCGGTGGTTCGTTATGTAGCCAGCACTACCAGGAATGCGGTGGGGCCTTCGGTAACCGATCCCAGAACCGGGGAGATTATCGAAAGTGATATTATTTGGTACCACAATCATTTGCGTTCTTATAGAAATCGTTATATGATTGAAGCCGGAGCGCAGACCGAAGATGCCAGGACTTTAAATACCCCAGAATCTGAAATTGGTGAAATGATGCGTATGGTAATTGCACACGAGGTTGGCCACGCTTTAGGCTTACCTCATAATATGAAAGCGAGCGCTGCTTATCCCACAGATTCACTAAGATCGGCTGAGTTTACCCAAAAATACGGCTTAACACCATCGATTATGGATTATGCACGTGTGAATTATGTAGCACAGCCAGAAGATGAAGGTGTTCGATATATTAGAATGATGGGACCTTATGATTTGTATGCCATAAACTGGGGTTACAGATATTTACCTGAAGCCGAATCAGCTGAAGCAGAGAAAGAAAAATTAGATGAATGGATCCTGGAAAAAGCAGGAAATCCATGGTATGAATTCGGTAGTGGTTACGGTGGTGTAGATCCACAATCACAGCGTGAAAGCCTTGGAGATGACCAGGTGAAAGCCAGTGAATATGGATTAGCGAATCTTAAAAAAGTAGTTCCAAATTTAATTGAGTGGACTTCTAAAGACGGTTATGGTTATGACGATCTTAAAGAAGTGTACAGAGAGTTAACTTATATGTGGCGCGGCTATACTTCTCATGTTGTCGCAAATGTTGGCGGTGTTTATGAAACCCGAAAAACTTCAGATCAGGATGGTGTGGTTTACGAAAACGTACCAAAAGAAAAGCAACAGGAAGCCGTAGATTTTTTAAATGCGGAAGCTTTTACAACACCAGATTGGTTGCTTAATCAGGAAATATTAAACCGAATTGAAGCTTCTGGAGCTATAGAACGAGTACAGGGTTTACAAACCCGGGCCCTAACTAGCTTGCTAGATGAAGATCGTTTAAACCGAATAATCGCCAACGAAGAAGTAAATGGTGATAAAGCCTATACTGCGGTAAATTTGATGAGCGATCTTAGAAAAGGGATTTTCAGTGAACTTTATAGTAGAAATAAAGTTGATGCTTATAGGCGTAATCTCCAGCGTTCTTATGTAGATATTGCTTCAGAATATCTTAGAAAATTAAATGCTGAAAATAACGAGGACTTGTTGAAGTCTGATATTTTGCCATTAATGCGAGGCGAAATGCAAACTTTAAAGCGAGAGATAAATCGTAGAAAATCTGGGATAAATAATTCCTTAACCCAATATCACTGGGAGGATCTAATTGCCAGAATAGATGCTGCGCTCGATATAGAGTCTTAA
- a CDS encoding response regulator: MKNPPKYEILVAEDDSLILKLELRNLKKLVICPVKSFWHGGELITYLKEIANAEEPKLIFLDINMPRVDGWEVLDFIEDFEFKDSLYVIILSASIQSPDEERALRYSRVVGYYDKFLDTHELSEILKQEVLMKRFNFVLQNLKEDTHESHNQTIDLIS; encoded by the coding sequence ATGAAGAATCCCCCCAAATATGAAATTTTAGTAGCTGAAGATGATTCGCTAATTCTAAAATTAGAATTAAGAAATTTAAAAAAATTAGTGATTTGTCCTGTTAAAAGTTTTTGGCACGGTGGCGAGTTAATTACGTATTTAAAGGAAATTGCTAATGCAGAGGAGCCCAAACTTATATTCCTGGATATTAATATGCCTAGAGTAGATGGTTGGGAGGTGCTTGATTTTATTGAAGATTTTGAATTCAAAGATTCACTTTACGTAATAATATTAAGCGCATCTATACAATCGCCAGATGAAGAGCGGGCATTAAGGTATAGCCGGGTTGTTGGGTACTACGATAAGTTCCTGGACACCCATGAACTTTCGGAAATCTTAAAACAGGAAGTTCTTATGAAACGATTTAATTTTGTCCTTCAGAACTTAAAAGAAGATACCCACGAATCTCACAATCAAACTATAGATTTAATTTCCTGA
- a CDS encoding M15 family metallopeptidase produces MKSLSSLLIFIITLNIGLAQEKNLPEGFIYLKDEISDIELEIRYAGSNNFIGKKVNSYIKPVAIISKPAAEALKKVQKDLMAEGYCLKVFDAYRPQTAVNHFIEWARKPEDTLTKQQFYPDIDKKDLFQLGYIATKSGHSRGSTIDLTIIDGETGKELDMGSSYDFFGDISHHNTTKINKEQKARRSLLKRIMIKNGFRPYPEEWWHYTLRNEPHPTTYFDFPVK; encoded by the coding sequence ATGAAAAGCTTAAGCTCCCTTTTAATCTTTATAATTACTCTAAATATAGGCCTGGCTCAGGAAAAAAATCTTCCTGAAGGATTTATATATCTTAAAGATGAAATCTCCGATATTGAACTGGAAATTCGCTATGCCGGAAGCAATAATTTTATAGGCAAAAAGGTAAATTCTTATATAAAACCGGTAGCGATTATCTCCAAACCTGCTGCCGAAGCTTTAAAAAAAGTGCAAAAGGATTTAATGGCAGAGGGTTACTGTCTTAAAGTTTTTGATGCTTATCGTCCCCAAACCGCTGTAAATCATTTTATCGAGTGGGCAAGAAAACCGGAAGACACACTCACTAAGCAACAATTTTATCCTGATATAGATAAGAAAGATTTGTTTCAATTGGGATATATAGCAACCAAATCTGGACATTCCCGTGGGAGTACCATAGATCTCACTATTATAGATGGAGAAACAGGTAAAGAGTTAGACATGGGAAGTAGCTATGATTTCTTTGGAGATATTTCTCATCATAATACCACAAAGATCAATAAGGAACAAAAAGCTAGGCGCTCTTTATTAAAAAGAATAATGATAAAGAACGGGTTTAGACCTTATCCTGAAGAATGGTGGCATTATACTTTAAGAAATGAACCACACCCCACCACATACTTCGATTTCCCTGTAAAGTAA
- a CDS encoding SDR family NAD(P)-dependent oxidoreductase: protein MELKGKVALITGAASGIGESTAILFAAEGARVFLTDIDVEKGEKLAKRIEENGGEAVFFKADTAKPEDSEKSVSEILRQFGKLDIAVNNAGIGGAQQPVGEYPIEAWDKVIAINLSGVFYGMRYQIPAMLKNGAGSIINVASILGSVGFANSAAYVAAKHGVVGLTKSAALEYSAKGIRVNSVGPAFIKTPLLKGLDKDLLNQLIKVHPIGRLGMADEVAQMFLWLASDKASFATGAYYPIDGGYLAQ from the coding sequence ATGGAATTAAAAGGAAAAGTAGCGCTTATCACAGGGGCAGCATCGGGAATAGGAGAAAGTACAGCAATACTTTTTGCTGCGGAAGGTGCCCGGGTTTTTCTAACCGATATCGATGTCGAAAAAGGAGAAAAGTTAGCAAAGAGAATTGAGGAAAATGGAGGGGAAGCGGTATTTTTTAAAGCCGATACAGCAAAACCAGAAGATTCTGAAAAAAGTGTATCTGAAATTTTGAGGCAATTTGGTAAACTGGATATCGCAGTAAACAATGCCGGAATTGGCGGCGCACAGCAACCGGTTGGGGAATATCCTATTGAAGCCTGGGATAAAGTTATTGCGATAAACCTTTCAGGTGTTTTTTACGGGATGCGGTACCAAATTCCTGCCATGCTTAAAAATGGTGCAGGAAGTATTATAAACGTAGCTTCAATTTTAGGTAGTGTGGGATTCGCAAATTCTGCAGCTTATGTTGCTGCAAAACACGGCGTAGTAGGTTTAACTAAATCGGCTGCATTAGAATATTCTGCAAAAGGAATAAGGGTGAATTCTGTTGGGCCTGCGTTTATAAAAACGCCTTTGTTAAAAGGTTTAGATAAAGATTTATTAAATCAGTTAATAAAAGTGCATCCTATTGGTCGCCTGGGAATGGCAGATGAGGTAGCTCAAATGTTTTTATGGCTGGCTAGTGATAAAGCTTCGTTTGCTACAGGTGCTTATTACCCCATAGATGGTGGGTATTTAGCGCAATAA
- a CDS encoding PAS domain S-box protein, translating to MLEFGTSKLSKEDLSIIKNHTQRLLKTFREPLMVLDTNKNVVGLNTSFKKKFNINEEVEDDVSVFNFHQNQFDTSEFRAILKDLQTRGETIEEREIQVEIPQKGKKEFKLNASILPIPNDNSLILLSFKKLKKIGELSRQEKVYNKLVEDILSNAPAAICILRGPKHIFEVANENYIKLIGHRNIIGKSVKEALPEIGSQGFIELLDSVYSTGKPYVGNEISVKLQVGNEEFKNSHLNFVYQPTRNKKGEIDGIFVHAVDVTEELAARKIVEDSEAGLQAVINTVPAIIWITNTEGQSVFLNKNWYSYTGQSNEDAKGMGWLNAIHAEDRKRAEFDFLEAHDQKKSFSVSYRLRKKNGEYRWALDKASPKFDADGNYEGMIGTVIDVHEEKIKESLVREQEHRMQGIVKEATVATAIYTGLKMNIELANDAMIKLWGKDQSVLGKPLHEALPELDGQPFLDLLRNVYETGETYWGKEDPVDLVIDGEMKTGYYNFTYKPLRDKSGNIYGILNMAIDVTESVTSKMLLKESEFHFRQMADLMPGMVSKTDGDGEDIYFNKNWLDFTGKGSEYLKNVGWVAYIHPEEKQDFIESWQNCLDTGCNLEMQLRLKNKEGKYIWHLSRCEAVKEDDGTVKMWIAANTEIDKIKEEEKRKEEFLKMVSHELKTPVTSIKGYVQLLLSLLKKQQQEVETSKLPLQPSLERINHQVSRLTRLISEILDLSRIRENQLELKDEKFNLNELVAETIQDINYTNTQHKISLENEVNCDIIADRDRIGQVIINFVMNAIKYSPGSQEINVKIEQVSTDKVKVSVKDFGIGIGEENHKKIFKRFYRVGVKSEETYSGFGIGLYLANEIIERHNGEIQLKSKLGEGSEFSFILNAQQITS from the coding sequence ATGTTAGAATTTGGCACCTCAAAACTTTCCAAAGAGGATTTAAGTATTATAAAAAATCACACACAACGTTTGCTCAAAACTTTTCGTGAACCTTTAATGGTATTAGACACGAATAAGAATGTTGTGGGGTTAAATACAAGTTTTAAAAAGAAATTCAACATTAATGAAGAGGTTGAAGATGATGTTTCTGTTTTTAATTTTCATCAGAATCAATTTGATACGTCAGAATTCAGGGCGATTTTAAAGGATCTTCAAACCCGGGGCGAAACTATAGAAGAGAGAGAAATTCAGGTTGAGATTCCGCAGAAAGGAAAAAAGGAATTTAAATTAAATGCTTCTATACTTCCTATTCCTAACGACAATTCATTAATTCTTTTAAGTTTTAAAAAGCTAAAAAAGATTGGAGAATTATCCAGGCAGGAAAAAGTTTATAATAAATTGGTAGAAGATATACTCTCTAATGCTCCCGCAGCAATTTGTATTTTGAGAGGTCCGAAGCATATTTTTGAAGTAGCCAATGAGAATTATATTAAATTAATTGGGCATAGAAATATTATTGGCAAGTCGGTAAAAGAAGCCCTTCCGGAAATCGGAAGTCAGGGATTTATAGAACTTTTAGATAGTGTTTATTCTACCGGTAAACCTTACGTAGGGAACGAAATTTCAGTAAAACTCCAGGTAGGAAATGAAGAATTTAAAAACTCTCATTTAAATTTTGTTTATCAGCCAACCAGAAATAAGAAAGGTGAGATAGATGGTATTTTTGTTCACGCTGTAGATGTAACCGAAGAGTTAGCGGCGCGCAAAATTGTGGAAGATAGTGAAGCAGGGCTACAGGCCGTGATCAATACTGTACCGGCTATTATTTGGATTACTAATACCGAAGGGCAAAGTGTTTTTTTGAATAAAAACTGGTATAGCTATACTGGCCAGAGCAATGAAGATGCAAAGGGAATGGGGTGGCTAAATGCTATACATGCTGAAGATAGGAAAAGGGCAGAATTTGATTTTTTGGAAGCTCATGATCAAAAGAAATCATTTAGTGTAAGCTATAGGTTACGGAAGAAAAATGGGGAATATAGATGGGCCTTGGATAAAGCCAGTCCTAAATTTGATGCCGATGGCAATTATGAAGGAATGATTGGCACAGTGATCGATGTGCATGAAGAAAAAATAAAAGAAAGCTTAGTGCGGGAGCAAGAACACCGTATGCAGGGAATTGTAAAGGAAGCCACCGTAGCAACTGCGATCTATACAGGTCTGAAGATGAATATTGAGTTGGCCAATGATGCAATGATTAAACTGTGGGGAAAAGATCAATCGGTTTTAGGAAAGCCGCTACACGAGGCTTTACCCGAACTGGATGGTCAACCATTTCTAGATTTGCTTAGAAACGTTTATGAAACGGGTGAGACATACTGGGGTAAAGAAGATCCTGTAGATCTTGTGATAGATGGGGAAATGAAGACCGGATATTACAACTTTACTTACAAGCCATTAAGGGATAAAAGCGGGAATATCTATGGGATTTTAAATATGGCCATAGATGTTACAGAATCGGTTACCTCTAAAATGCTGCTGAAAGAAAGTGAATTTCATTTTAGACAAATGGCAGATTTAATGCCTGGGATGGTTTCCAAAACTGATGGGGATGGTGAAGATATCTATTTCAATAAAAACTGGCTCGATTTTACAGGTAAAGGAAGTGAATACTTGAAGAATGTTGGCTGGGTAGCCTATATACACCCCGAAGAAAAACAAGATTTTATTGAATCATGGCAAAATTGCCTAGATACAGGCTGCAATCTGGAAATGCAACTTCGCTTAAAGAATAAAGAAGGAAAGTATATTTGGCATTTAAGTAGATGTGAAGCAGTTAAGGAAGATGATGGTACGGTAAAAATGTGGATTGCAGCCAATACAGAAATCGATAAAATTAAGGAAGAGGAAAAGCGCAAAGAAGAATTTTTAAAGATGGTAAGTCATGAGCTAAAAACTCCGGTTACTTCCATCAAAGGTTACGTGCAGCTCTTATTAAGCTTACTTAAAAAGCAGCAGCAGGAAGTAGAAACCTCAAAACTTCCTTTACAGCCTTCTTTAGAGCGAATAAATCATCAGGTTTCTCGATTAACGCGTTTAATTTCAGAAATACTGGACCTTTCCAGAATACGGGAGAATCAGTTAGAATTAAAAGATGAAAAATTCAATTTAAACGAGTTGGTGGCTGAGACTATTCAGGATATAAATTATACCAATACCCAACATAAAATTTCCCTGGAAAATGAGGTAAATTGTGATATAATTGCAGACAGAGATCGAATAGGGCAGGTTATTATAAACTTTGTAATGAATGCAATAAAGTACTCACCGGGTAGCCAGGAGATTAACGTTAAAATTGAGCAAGTCTCTACAGATAAGGTGAAGGTTAGCGTAAAAGATTTTGGAATTGGAATAGGAGAAGAGAATCATAAGAAAATTTTTAAACGCTTCTATCGCGTAGGGGTAAAAAGTGAGGAAACCTATTCAGGTTTTGGAATTGGCCTTTATTTGGCAAACGAAATTATAGAAAGACATAACGGAGAAATACAATTAAAAAGTAAGTTAGGCGAAGGTTCAGAATTTTCATTTATTCTGAATGCTCAACAAATTACTTCCTAA
- a CDS encoding PleD family two-component system response regulator has translation MEKTTKILVVDDDSGIGEMLKTLLEFYGYEVTVTEKPLLAEELIQQENIDIVLLDMLISGVDGTDVCAGIRENPETTKTPVLMMSALHDAGPKCKKAGANDFIAKPFEVEDLTERIEKILASKE, from the coding sequence ATGGAGAAAACTACAAAAATTCTAGTGGTAGATGATGATTCGGGAATTGGTGAAATGTTAAAAACATTACTGGAGTTTTACGGCTACGAAGTAACGGTTACCGAAAAGCCACTTTTGGCGGAAGAATTAATTCAACAAGAAAATATTGATATTGTACTTTTAGATATGCTTATTTCTGGTGTTGATGGAACTGATGTTTGCGCCGGAATTAGAGAAAATCCTGAGACTACGAAAACCCCGGTATTAATGATGTCGGCACTACACGATGCTGGTCCAAAATGTAAAAAGGCGGGCGCTAATGATTTTATCGCGAAGCCTTTTGAAGTAGAAGACCTTACCGAAAGAATAGAAAAAATTCTCGCTTCAAAAGAATAG
- a CDS encoding LexA family transcriptional regulator, producing MGQPPSIEIKHFKEVREENNFTQSEFADLLGIKNSTADIERGRTKLSGKVVAELLGQFGINPLWLFGQSGQKYLQLSKGDVSPKVVTVDSSDNENMVMVNQKAAAGYPHNVQDVEWYQQLPAFDIPLPEFRNATYRGFQIEGDSMLPNYYPNEWVLAKAVPDLDEANNNKIYVVVLQDSVLVKKLQKLPDSSKVLLISLNEEYLPIEVNINEIQEIWQVNSKLTFNLDNPSESGLFRELKQSMEDLKRELRSFKKQA from the coding sequence ATGGGCCAACCGCCATCTATTGAAATTAAGCATTTTAAAGAAGTAAGGGAAGAGAATAACTTTACTCAATCTGAATTTGCCGATCTACTGGGAATAAAAAATTCTACTGCAGATATTGAGCGCGGTCGTACCAAGCTTTCGGGAAAAGTGGTTGCTGAACTTTTAGGTCAATTTGGAATTAATCCTTTGTGGCTTTTTGGTCAGAGTGGACAGAAATATTTACAGCTAAGTAAAGGTGATGTTAGTCCAAAAGTTGTTACCGTAGATTCCTCTGACAATGAGAACATGGTAATGGTAAATCAAAAGGCAGCCGCCGGATATCCTCATAATGTGCAGGACGTAGAGTGGTACCAGCAATTACCTGCTTTTGATATTCCGCTGCCAGAATTTAGGAATGCAACCTATCGCGGTTTTCAAATTGAAGGTGATAGTATGTTACCCAACTATTATCCCAATGAATGGGTTTTAGCTAAGGCAGTGCCAGATCTTGATGAAGCCAATAATAATAAAATTTATGTGGTAGTTTTACAGGATTCAGTCCTGGTAAAGAAGCTTCAAAAGCTGCCAGATTCTTCTAAGGTCTTATTAATTTCACTTAATGAGGAATATCTACCTATTGAAGTAAATATTAATGAAATACAGGAGATTTGGCAGGTAAATTCCAAACTTACTTTTAATCTTGATAACCCTTCAGAAAGCGGACTTTTTAGAGAATTAAAACAATCTATGGAAGATCTTAAGCGAGAATTAAGATCTTTTAAAAAACAGGCTTAA
- a CDS encoding Vmc-like lipoprotein signal peptide domain-containing protein has protein sequence MKKLILMLAITFSTAAVFTSCREEKSGVEQAADDIEDAADDVGDEIEDATDDM, from the coding sequence ATGAAAAAATTAATTTTAATGCTCGCTATTACTTTTAGTACCGCTGCGGTTTTTACTTCCTGTAGAGAGGAAAAATCTGGTGTGGAACAAGCTGCAGATGATATTGAAGATGCTGCAGATGATGTAGGTGACGAAATTGAGGACGCTACTGATGATATGTAG
- a CDS encoding 3-deoxy-D-manno-octulosonic acid transferase: protein MNALYNIAIKIAENTLPLAGRFSHKLKLFTEGRKTVFSKLKREIDPTAEYLWFHAASLGEFEQALPIIEEVKKEFPKYKILVSFFSPSGYENKKHHPLADLITYMPLDTQTNAKRFLDLVNPEMAFFIKYEIWPNFLVELKKRSIPALLISGAFRESQIYFKPYGGFMRNALHTFDHFFVQNEESKLLLENRGFNNITISGDTRFDRVSRQIQYNNKLDFAEEFIDKKTCLVAGSTWQEDEEILLPFINNTSEAVKTIIAPHEIKEEKIKVLEQKIKKKSIRYSKRENQDLASSDVLILDTIGLLGKVYSYSDIAYVGGAAGTTGLHNILEPATFGIPIIIGKNYEKFPEAIRLRQLAGLFSVEDSTEFTEVAEKLISNKDFRIKTGMISEHFINSNTGATQSIMTYLKTDNRLSI, encoded by the coding sequence TTGAATGCACTCTACAACATCGCGATAAAAATTGCAGAGAATACACTTCCTCTGGCTGGCAGGTTTAGCCATAAATTAAAATTATTTACTGAAGGCCGAAAAACAGTTTTTAGCAAATTAAAACGAGAAATAGATCCTACCGCAGAATATTTATGGTTTCACGCGGCTTCCCTGGGTGAATTTGAACAGGCTTTACCTATAATAGAAGAGGTGAAAAAGGAATTTCCCAAATATAAAATCTTAGTGAGTTTCTTTTCCCCCTCCGGCTATGAAAATAAAAAACATCATCCGCTGGCCGATTTAATTACTTATATGCCTTTGGATACTCAAACAAACGCTAAGCGATTTCTTGACCTGGTTAATCCAGAAATGGCTTTTTTCATTAAATATGAAATCTGGCCCAATTTCCTTGTTGAATTAAAGAAGAGAAGTATTCCAGCTTTATTGATATCTGGAGCTTTTAGGGAAAGCCAAATCTATTTTAAGCCCTACGGAGGCTTTATGCGAAATGCTTTACACACTTTTGATCATTTCTTTGTTCAAAATGAAGAATCTAAGCTGTTACTGGAAAATAGAGGTTTTAATAATATAACAATAAGTGGAGATACACGTTTTGACCGAGTTTCCCGGCAAATTCAATATAATAACAAGCTTGATTTCGCTGAAGAATTTATAGACAAAAAAACCTGCCTTGTGGCGGGAAGCACCTGGCAAGAAGATGAAGAAATTTTACTTCCATTTATCAATAATACTTCTGAAGCGGTGAAAACCATAATCGCTCCTCACGAAATTAAAGAAGAGAAAATAAAGGTTTTAGAACAAAAGATTAAAAAGAAATCTATCAGATATTCTAAAAGGGAAAATCAGGATTTAGCAAGTTCTGATGTTTTAATATTAGATACTATTGGTTTACTGGGTAAGGTTTACAGCTATTCAGATATCGCATATGTGGGAGGGGCAGCAGGCACCACCGGGCTTCATAATATTTTAGAACCTGCTACTTTTGGAATTCCAATAATTATTGGTAAAAATTACGAGAAATTTCCTGAAGCCATACGTTTAAGACAACTTGCTGGTCTATTTTCAGTAGAAGATTCAACAGAATTTACTGAGGTTGCAGAAAAACTGATTTCAAATAAAGATTTTAGAATAAAAACAGGGATGATTTCAGAACATTTCATAAACAGTAACACCGGTGCTACTCAAAGTATAATGACTTACCTAAAGACAGATAACAGATTATCTATTTAG
- a CDS encoding DegT/DnrJ/EryC1/StrS aminotransferase family protein, with product MKKIQMVDLKGQYEGIKDQVNTSFQEVIENAAFINGPEVQQFQKDLEDYLQVKNVIPCANGTDALQIAMMGLGLKPGDEVITADFTFAATVEVIALLQLTPVLVDVEPDTFNIDPEAIKKAITPKTKAIVPVHLFGQVANMDAIMEIAEEHNLYVIEDNAQAIGGNYHNKEGETYKTGAIGHIGATSFFPSKNLGCYGDGGAIFTNDDKLAHTIRGIVNHGMYERYHHDVVGVNSRLDSLQAAVLRAKLPKLDLYNESRKEAANLYNSAFANEPNIEIPYRVGDCDTHVYHQYTLKIQEGKRDALAKHLQEKGIPFGIYYPIPLHRQKAYTDSRYNEADFPVTNQLVQEVLSLPMHTELDKEQIQYITNTIKDFLNA from the coding sequence ATGAAAAAGATACAAATGGTTGACCTTAAGGGGCAATATGAGGGAATAAAAGATCAGGTGAATACTTCATTTCAGGAAGTGATAGAAAATGCGGCATTTATTAATGGTCCTGAAGTTCAGCAATTTCAGAAAGATTTAGAAGATTATCTGCAGGTAAAAAATGTGATACCCTGCGCTAACGGAACTGATGCTTTGCAAATAGCAATGATGGGTTTAGGGCTAAAACCTGGTGATGAGGTTATCACCGCAGATTTTACGTTTGCGGCAACTGTAGAGGTAATCGCACTTTTGCAACTTACCCCGGTTTTGGTAGATGTAGAACCAGATACCTTTAATATAGATCCCGAAGCCATCAAAAAAGCCATAACCCCAAAAACTAAAGCGATTGTTCCTGTTCATCTTTTTGGACAGGTAGCCAATATGGATGCCATTATGGAGATTGCAGAAGAGCATAATCTCTATGTGATTGAAGATAATGCCCAGGCTATTGGCGGTAATTATCATAATAAAGAAGGGGAAACTTACAAAACTGGAGCCATAGGGCATATAGGTGCCACCTCGTTTTTTCCTTCTAAAAATTTAGGCTGTTATGGTGATGGCGGCGCTATTTTTACTAATGATGATAAATTGGCGCACACTATTCGCGGTATCGTAAATCACGGTATGTATGAGCGATATCACCACGATGTGGTTGGAGTTAATTCCAGGTTAGATAGTTTGCAGGCCGCTGTTTTACGTGCAAAACTTCCAAAATTGGATTTGTACAATGAATCGCGCAAAGAAGCAGCTAATCTTTACAACAGTGCATTTGCAAATGAGCCTAACATAGAAATACCTTATAGGGTGGGAGATTGTGATACTCATGTTTACCATCAATATACCCTTAAGATCCAGGAAGGAAAGCGAGATGCTCTTGCAAAACATTTGCAGGAAAAAGGGATTCCCTTCGGGATTTATTATCCTATTCCACTACATAGGCAAAAGGCCTATACAGATTCAAGGTATAACGAGGCCGATTTCCCTGTTACTAATCAATTAGTACAGGAAGTGCTTTCATTACCAATGCATACCGAATTGGATAAAGAGCAAATTCAGTATATTACGAATACAATCAAGGATTTTTTAAACGCTTAA